The DNA segment TCAAATTTCATCAATTAAAACTACAAGACATATGAAAATAAAAGTGAAAATAATCGAGTTGAAAACTGTCAACGAATTGGATTTTTATTGGCAAAATAAGGATTATATAAACCTTCTTAAGGAATTCGGTTTCCCTGATATTGAACAAATCAAAGAAAATGAAATCTTGGAATATTTGTTTATGGCTATTTCAGATTTTGAACCGGCAAACGCCGCAGAAATCTTACTGAAATACAAAATGAGTGACAAATTAAATGAAGGACAAATCCAAAACTTGTCTAATGACATGTTAACAAGTAGAGTGGCTGAACAATACTCGGAACCTGCTTTTCATTTTGACCTCTTTAATATAAATCAATTTTTACGTAAAGCATATAATGGGAAATTTCCAAATACAGAAGCAACAATTATAACTGCAAGTTTTCAAAGAGAAGATTTAGATTCTGAAATAACTAAAGAGATAATGATTAAATCATTATCGTATGGATTAAAGAAAAGCAATTTAATATTAAGACTTTTTGCTGATCAAATAGACGGCACTGTGCCTTTTGATGATGCTGAAAAAGTCATCTGGGATTACAGAAAATCAGGAGAAAATACTATAGAAATCTCTACCTCAAGAAATTGGATTGACAAGGAGGATTTCGAACAGATGGAATTTGAGGCAGATGTAAAATTAGTTAATGAAGAATAAGACGAAAAGTTAAAGGAATAGCCCCTAAATGAACTTGTTACGAATACCGTTCCGGTTGATACTTTTACTCCAAAGATGCCTCATTTTACTCCTATGTCGCCTCCTTTACTCTAAATACTCCTTGCCCCATCGGGAAATTGACTCATTGGCAGATCGTCGCATTGGCTAGGAGGTTGAATGGTTTTTGAAACTGCTGCTCCATTTTCTCCATACCGCAATAAAACAAACAGTGAAATAAGACCAGTGAACTTATCACATAAAAATATGTTAACAAATGGAATTATAATCAGCGCCCTTTACGCATAGGTTAACAAGCCAAGCCAATTAAGCAACATCAGTTAGCATGAGATGATTCCGAATAGGCTTCCTAATAAAAGAAAAAGAACATGAAACTAAATAACGGGAAACAAATGATTTATAGACTTATCATATTCTTGTTGATTAATTTTGCGGCCCTTGGTCTAGGAGGCTTTTTTACGGGCACAGGAGTTTCTTCCAATTGGTATGAAAGCCTAGCTAAGGCACCGTGGACCCCACCCGGATGGGTCTTCGGGTTCGCATGGACATCAATCATGATTTGCTTTAGTGTTTACATGGCATATTTATGGCCAGTTGTTGAAAACAAAAAGACCCTTGTAGCCTTATTCGTTCTTCAATGGATATTGAATGTGAGCTGGAACCCCGTTTTCTTTTATTTCCACAACACGTTAGGGGGGCTCATACTAATCATTGGCCTAACCATACTCGTTTTTCTCTTTCTATTCAAGTATTGGCCAGCGTTAAAGCTCATATCACTCCTAATACTTCCCTATGCCATCTGGTTAATTATTGCCACATCATTGAATGCTTACATCCTACTAAAGAATTGATGTAAACACACAATAAACATATAAGCAAAGGCTTACACTTTCGGTTTATCTCGGACGTGTAAGCCTTTTTCATTTGCGTTTGGTCTCAAGTCTCAAGCCCGCCAGGGAGAACCGCTCACCGTTCTGAACTTGTTCCCAAAACGCCTCCGTTTAAAGAACTTTTACTATATTCCCGAAGTTTTTAAGGGCTAGGCTGCGCCAGCTAGATATTTGTGTGGGGCTAAGCTCGTATTTCTTGGCCAAGCTCTCCAGCGTTTCACGCTCCTTTAGCGATTCCAAAACCACTTTCGCTTTAAATTCCTTGCTGAATTTT comes from the Williamwhitmania taraxaci genome and includes:
- a CDS encoding TspO/MBR family protein, whose product is MKLNNGKQMIYRLIIFLLINFAALGLGGFFTGTGVSSNWYESLAKAPWTPPGWVFGFAWTSIMICFSVYMAYLWPVVENKKTLVALFVLQWILNVSWNPVFFYFHNTLGGLILIIGLTILVFLFLFKYWPALKLISLLILPYAIWLIIATSLNAYILLKN
- a CDS encoding transposase — encoded protein: KFSKEFKAKVVLESLKERETLESLAKKYELSPTQISSWRSLALKNFGNIVKVL